A single Planctomycetota bacterium DNA region contains:
- a CDS encoding DUF5049 domain-containing protein: protein MAKVKVPKAVLDGLEAVRRSGLTNMLDRPVVAQLAEEFGFEEAARWIRTRHKLYAIGVFHGFAAEEEK, encoded by the coding sequence ATGGCAAAGGTGAAGGTGCCCAAAGCCGTGCTCGATGGCCTCGAGGCCGTGCGCCGCTCCGGTTTGACCAACATGCTCGACCGCCCCGTCGTCGCCCAGCTCGCAGAGGAGTTCGGCTTCGAGGAAGCGGCCCGCTGGATCAGAACCCGTCACAAGCTGTACGCCATCGGCGTCTTCCACGGCTTCGCGGCTGAGGAGGAGAAGTAG